The following proteins come from a genomic window of Pleuronectes platessa chromosome 2, fPlePla1.1, whole genome shotgun sequence:
- the aqp7 gene encoding aquaporin-7 — protein MKDLSEVGVSQRKGNQLTRPKVWLKNKLVRVGLAECLCTYVMMAFGLGSVAQVVTGQGAFGEYISINLGFALGVTMGAHVGGKVSGAHMNAAVSITMCTYGRLAWRMLPVYVFAQLLGSFLAAVTIYGVYYDAIFEYCGGNLTVTGERATAGIFATYPAPYLSVMSGFIDQVFGTAMLLLCLMALSDQRNKPAPAGGEPAAVGLLVLLIGISLGSNSGYAINPNRDIAPRVFSAIAGWGTDVFRAGNGWWWVPLVAPPIGGVLGAGIYKALVELHHPHVDELGEGLLEESKEDSVHKFKIENAIV, from the exons atgaagGACTTGTCAGAAGTCGGGGTCTCTCAGCGGAAAGGAAATCAACTAACACGACCCAAAGTTTGGCTAAAGAACAAACTTGTTCGAGTGGGACTTGCTGAATGTCTTTGCACGTATGTCATGATG GCGTTCGGCCTGGGGTCTGTGGCCCAGGTAGTGACAGGACAGGGAGCGTTCGGAGAGTACATCAGCATCAACCTGGGTTTTGCACTGGGTGTCACTATGGGGGCGCATGTCGGAGGGAAAGTCTCAG GGGCTCACATGAACGCTGCGGTGTCGATCACAATGTGCACGTATGGTCGCCTTGCATGGAGGATGTTGCCTGTGTATGTTTTTGCACAGCTGTTGGGATCATTTCTGGCAGCAGTGACAATTTATGGCGTCTATTATG ATGCTATATTTGAGTATTGTGGAGGAAACCTGACAGTGACTGGTGAAAGGGCCACCGCTGGGATCTTTGCCACCTATCCAGCACCATACCTCTCTGTGATGTCTGGATTCATTGACCAG GTGTTTGGCACGgccatgctgctgctgtgcctgATGGCTCTGTCCGACCAGAGGAACAAGCCGGCCCCAGCAGGTGGCGAGCCGGCCGCGGTGGGACTCCTGGTGCTGCTCATCGGCATTTCTCTGGGCAGCAACAGCGGCTACGCCATCAACCCCAACAGAGACATCGCACCCAGGGTCTTCAGTGCCATAGCAGGCTGGGGAACTGATGTGTTCAG GGCTGGAAATGGGTGGTGGTGGGTGCCGCTAGTCGCTCCCCCCATTGGAGGGGTGCTGGGTGCAGGGATCTACAAGGCTTTGGTGGAATTGCACCACCCACACGTGGATGAACTGGGTGAGGGGTTGCTGGAGGAGTCAAAGGAGGACTCTGTTCATAAATTCAAAATTGAAAATGCAATTGTGTAA